The nucleotide sequence AGGCAAGCATCTTCGAGTATGTTGAGGTGTTTTATAACCGCCAGCGTCGCCATTCACATATAGGCATGATGGCGCCACTGGCCTTCGAGAAGATGGCCGCAGGCCATTACTCAATGGTCCGTTGAACTGGGGGAAGATCAGGTGTCTAGATCCGAGAAGTGGCGAAGATTTGGAAAGAGCTATGACGCTTAACATACGCAGCAATAATCCTGATATAGATAGAGAGAATTGGTTAAAAAGCAATAATATCTCTGAAAGTGAGTTACAAAAGGTAATAGATAAAGAATTAATCGAGTCAGAGAAACAGAATTATTTTATTAATTGTCCGAGACCATTTAACGAGTATACAGGAGGCGCAGCAATAATATTTACAGTAACAAAGGACAAGGATTGGCCTCGAGATAGTGATGACCATCGAATTATATGTGTAAAGCTTGAAGAGGTTTCGGAAAGTGGGAAAAGAGTTATTATCGAGGAGCGTGAATATGGAGGGTGGCCATTAAGTTGGTCACGCGACGAAGCATGCGCAATCGGTTATGAAAAAAATCTCCCTGTATTTGGTCGAGATGTTCTTTGCGATTTGACAGATGATGAATAAAACCGCCTATTATGGAGGGCGGTCGTGCCCCACCTATGCAGGAGAGCTACCATCTGAGAGAGGTGGACCCCACCGGTTGGACAGTGACTGGACGATGATAAGTGCTTTCCTCCATCATGAGCAACAGGCTCTGGAGAGAAGCGATGAGACGAAAGAGACGTACCCATTCACCTGAATTCAAGTCCAAGGTGGCCCTGGCTGCGATCAAAGGGGATCTGACGATGGTGGAGCTGGTGAAGAAGTTCGATGTACACGCCAACCAGATCACCGAGTGGAAGAAGCAGCTGTTGAACGGAGCGCCGGACGTGTTCGGTAAAGATGCCAGGAAGGCCGAGGAGACCGAGGAAAACGTTCAGGCATTACACGCGAAGATCGGTCAGCTGACGATGGAGAACGATTTTTTAGAACACGGGCTCGAACGGATTCACGGGCCCAGAGGAAAGAAATGGTAGATCGGACGGACCCGTTGCCAGTGAGCCGCCAATGCGCGCTCCTGGATCTGCCACGCTCGACATTTTATCACGTGCCCCAGCCGGTCACCGAGGAGGAGCTTGAACTGATGGCGCTGATCGACCGCTGCCATCTGGAGCATCCCTACTACGGCAGCCGGCGCATCCGGGACTGGCTTGAGGATGAGGGTCGCTGGGTCAACCGCAAGCGGGTACAGCGCCTGATGCGCACCATGGGCCTGGCGGCGCTGTATCCGAAGCGCAACTTGAGCCTGGCCAACCAGGCACACAAGGTGTATCCGTACCTGCTGAGGGGGCTCACGATCGACCGCCCGAATCAGGTGTGGGCGACCGACGTGACGTATATCCCGATGGCCAGGGGTTTTGTGTATCTGGTCGCCATCATGGACTGGTATTCGAGACGGGTGCTTGCCTTTCGGGTGTCCAACACGCTGGACACGAGTTTTTGTATCGAGGCGTTGAGCGAAGCGATCGAGACCTACGGTGCGCCGGAAATCTTCAACACCGACCAGGGCAGCCAGTTCACGAGCGAGGATTTTACCGGTGTGCTCAAGCAACACGACATTCGCATCAGCATGGATGGTAAGGGACGCTGGGTCGATAACGTCTTTGTCGAGCGCCTGTGGCGCAGCGTGAAGTACGAGGAGGTCTACCTCAGGGCCTACGACAGCATCGGCGATGCCCGTGCTTCGTTAGGCAGGTATTTTGCGTTCTACAATGCCAAACGTCGGCATCAGTCGCTTGACAGGAAAACGCCGGACAGTGTGTATTACCAAGACGCCGCCAGGATGGCAGCATGACCCGAGGCAGCACTTATCACGCTGTCCAATTTTTGGGGTCCACTTCAGAGTCTTATCATCCCCGAATGAAAGCCCTGCATGAGCACAATGCCTCCCGCCTGAAAGAGATCATTGGCAGTCACGGCTGGCCCGGCATTTCGTTGGTTGGGGAAGAGGCTGCCAAAGCGGCCTGGCTTGTCGGCCAGCATTCCGTTTCAGATCCTGAGTTCATGACGGAGTGTGTCTCCCTGCTGGAAGATGCCGTTGCAAGGCAAGATGTGGCTGGTTGGCAGTTGGCATTCCTTCAGGATCGTGTGCGCACCTTGTCTGGCAAGCCTCAATACTATGGCACCCAGTTTGATATTGATGAAAACGGTTGGCCCACACCGTTTCCCATTGAAGAATCTGCTACGGTTAACGAACGTCGTTCACGTCTCGGGCTGAACTCTCTCGAGGAGCGCCAAGAACAGATGGCTGAGCAGGAACGGAAACGCCGTGCCAATATCGAGCAAACCAGTTAACCAAACACGCCACTCGGACGCTCTTGTTTCCGCTTCGCTACGTCAAGATCGCC is from Gammaproteobacteria bacterium and encodes:
- a CDS encoding IS3 family transposase; the protein is ASIFEYVEVFYNRQRRHSHIGMMAPLAFEKMAAGHYSMVR
- a CDS encoding IS3 family transposase (programmed frameshift); amino-acid sequence: MRRKRRTHSPEFKSKVALAAIKGDLTMVELVKKFDVHANQITEWKKQLLNGAPDVFGKDARKAEETEENVQALHAKIGQLTMENDFLGTRARTDSRAQRKEMVDRTDPLPVSRQCALLDLPRSTFYHVPQPVTEEELELMALIDRCHLEHPYYGSRRIRDWLEDEGRWVNRKRVQRLMRTMGLAALYPKRNLSLANQAHKVYPYLLRGLTIDRPNQVWATDVTYIPMARGFVYLVAIMDWYSRRVLAFRVSNTLDTSFCIEALSEAIETYGAPEIFNTDQGSQFTSEDFTGVLKQHDIRISMDGKGRWVDNVFVERLWRSVKYEEVYLRAYDSIGDARASLGRYFAFYNAKRRHQSLDRKTPDSVYYQDAARMAA